In the Pedobacter cryoconitis genome, ATCATTAATATTTTAAAGCGGGAATTATACAGAAAATGATCAAACAGATAATACATAAACTTTCAATCGTAACAGCAAAGAACATTGCTGCGAGAAGTTTATATATTGAACGTCTGGAGCCTGTCATTTATGTAACAACCAGCCGGCAAAATTATACACCCCGTATTTGAGTTAATTCTAACTCAATCCTGAGAATTTTATAGCTCCTCAGAACCAATTAATAAGAATATTTTATCTTTTTTTCGTTAACTATTAATGAATATAAACGATTTTATAGTGCAGGTTGCACTTCCTGAACATCGTGTTTTTGCAGAAGAAATCTGTGAAGAAATGGCTGAATCTGCTAAGGCACGAGGTACAGGTATCGCTAAACGCTCGCCTGAATATGTTGCAGGAAAGATGACTGAGGGTAAATCAGTTATTGCTTTTCATAAAGACGGCTCCTGGGCTGGGTTCTGTTATATTGAAACATGGAGCCATGGGCAATTTGTGGCTAATTCAGGTTTGGTAGTCAGTCCTAAATACAGAAAAATGGGGCTTGCACACACCATTAAATACAAAATCTTCGAATTATCGCGTCATAAATATCCTAAAGCAAAGATCTTTGGATTAACGACAGGGCTTGCCGTGATGAAAATTAACTCCGACCTGGGTTATGAACCTGTAACTTATTCAGAACTTTCACAAGATGAAGAATTCTGGAAAGGCTGTCAAAGCTGCGTGAACTTTGAGATCCTGAAAAGCAAAGACCGTAAAAACTGTATGTGTACAGCGATGCTTTACGACCCAGCAACGCAGAAACATGATGTAGCAAAGAAATTTGCCGAAGAATTAGAGCGCAAACCTAAATTATACGAACGTTTTATGCGCATCAAGCAAAGATTAGTGCTTAAGCCAAAATCATCAGATGACAAAGGAAGCTTAAAATCATTCTTACACCAATCAGTCCTATTTTTTAAATAATAACAACTAAAACGGTTATGGATGCCAATGGGCGAAGAAACGCAGGCAAGCCTCCTAACCACAAAAAAACAAATTGCTCATGAAAAAGAAAGTAGTTTTAGCTTTTAGCGGAGGTTTAGATACTTCATTTTGCTGTATTCACCTGGCACAGGACCGTGGACTGGAAGTTCATTCGGTTATTGTTAATACAGGTGGTTTCTCTGATGAAGAATTACAGGAAATCGAAAAAAGAGCTTATGCTTTAGGGGTGGCTTCTCATGCTGTAGTGGATGAAACTGCAAATTATTACGATGGCTGTATTAAATACCTGGTATTTGGTAATGTATTAAAAAATGCAACTTATCCACTTTCTGTAAGTGCTGAGCGCGTAAGCCAGGCTACTGCAATCGCAAATTATGTTAAAAAAATAGGTGCTGATTATGTAGCGCACGGTAGCACCGGAGCTGGTAACGATCAGGTACGTTTTGATATGATCTTTAATATTATCATTCCTAATGTAGAGATCATCACACCGATCAGAGATTTGAAATTATCCCGCGAAGCGGAAATAGAATATTTAAGTAAACACGGAGTTGAGTATAGTGCTGAAAAAGCAAGATATTCTATCAATAAAGGTTTATGGGGTACATCAGTAGGTGGGAAAGAAACCTTAACTTCTAACGAGACTTTACCAGAAGAAGCATGGCCAACACAGGTTTCTGAAACCAAGAGCCGCAAAATTGAGCTTACTTTTGAAAAAGGGGAATTGGTTGCTTTAGACGGTGAGCAATTAGCGCCAGTAAAAGCAATTCAGAAGTTACAGGCAATTGCACAACCTTATGGTATCGGCCGTGATATCCATGTTGGAGATACAATCATTGGAATTAAAGGCCGTGTAGGTTTTGAAGCTGCAGCACCAATGGTCATTATCAAAGCACACCACACCTTAGAAAAGCATACTTTAACTAAATGGCAGCTGTCATGGAAAGAGCAATTGTCTTCTTTTTATGGAAACTGGTTGCATGAAGGTCAATTCCATGATCCGGTTATGCGTAATATTGAGACTTTCCTTGCAGATACACAAAGTACAGTAAGCGGAAAAGTATTTGTAGAATTATTGCCTTACAGATTCCAGATTATCGGTATCGAGTCTGAGCACGATCTGATGAGCAATAAATTCGGCAGTTATGGAGAAATGAACAATGCATGGAGCGGTGAGGACGTTAAAGGATTCTCTAAAATATTTGGTAACCAGGTAATGATCTGGCATAAAGTGAACGGAAATGAAGATTAAAGCAGGTATAGTTGGCGGTGCCGGATATACCGGTGGTGAAATGCTGCGCCTGCTGGTTAATCATGATGGCGTAGAAATCGTATTTGTACATAGCAATAGTAATGCTGGAAACCTGATCTCAGCTGTTCACACTGATCTTTTAGGGGATACTGAGCTGCGTTTTACGGATGAACTTTCTTCTGCCATTGACGTGCTTTTTTTATGCGTAGGCCATGGTGATGCAAAGAAATTCCTGGCTGCAAACCCTATTGCAGCTGGTATTAAAATAATAGACCTGAGCCAGGATTTCAGATTAACTGAAGCCGCTGCTCAGGACTGGGTTTACGGTTTACCTGAATTAAACAGGGACCGTATCAAAACAGCGAACTTTATTGCAAACCCAGGTTGTTTTGCAACTTGCATCCAGCTGGCTTTATTGCCACTGGCAGCAAATGGGTTATTGAAAAGTGAAGTTCATATCAATGCAACGACTGGCTCAACAGGGGCAGGACAAAGTTTGGCGGCGACTTCTCATTTTAGCTGGCGTAACAATAATCTGTCTGTTTATAAAGCCTTTGAACATCAGCATCTGAATGAAATTGGACAAAGCCTTTTACAGCTGGATGCCGATTTTAATCAACAGCTGAACTTTATCCCGCAACGCGGCGATTTTACAAGAGGGATTCTTGCTGCGGTTTATCTGGAAAGCGATTTAAGCGCAGAACAGGCACAAGCTCTTTACGAAGATTATTACAGCGGACATCCTTTTACGCATGTCAGCCCAAAGAATATTGATCTTAAACAAGTGGTGAATACGAATAAGGGATTGGTACATGTAGAAAAACACGGCAATAAATTATTAATAATCAGCATAATAGATAATTTGTTAAAAGGAGCGAGCGGACAGGCGGTACAGAATATGAATTTGATGTATGGATTAGACGAACGGCAAGGATTGAAACTTAAAGCTGCTGCTTTTTAGCCCAACCCACGCGCTCGTTTAAACGGGCGTTGCAATCAAATTATTTTATGAATCTCCTGAGGTGAAAACCTGAGGTAAAAGCTTTAAAAAGATGAACTTATTCGATGTATACCCTTTAAATGATATAGAAATTGTTAAAGCCTCTGGCAGTGCCGTATGGGACGCCAATGGGCAAGAATACCTTGATCTTTACGGCGGACATGCTGTAATTTCTATTGGTCATACGCATCCTCACTATGTAAAACGTTTGACAGACCAGTTGAATAAAGTAGGATTTTACTCTAATTCAGTGAAAATACCTTTGCAGGTGGAGCTTGCTGAAAAGCTGGGTAAAGTTTCAGGAAAGACTGATTTTCAGTTGTTCCTTTGTAATTCTGGCGCTGAGGCAAACGAAAATGCTTTAAAATTGGCTTCCTTCTATAATGGGAGAAAAAAAGTGATTGCTTTTAAAGGGGCTTTTCACGGCCGTACATCTTTAGCAGTTTCAGCAACAGATAATCCTAAAATTATTGCGCCAGTCAATAGTACAGACAATATCATTTTTCTTCCCTTTAATGATGAAGATGCCTTGAAACAGGCCTTCGGATTTTATGGAGAAGAGATCAGTTCGGTGATTATTGAAGGTATACAAGGTGTTGGTGGAATTAAAGAAGCTTCTGTAAGCTTCCTTCAGCTAATCCGCACTTTATGTGACCAATATAATGCGGTTTATATCGCTGATAGCGTTCAGTGTGGCTATGGCAGAACTGGTTTATTTTATTCTCATGATTATGCTGGCGTTAATGCTGATGTATATACCATGGCAAAAGGAATGGGAAATGGATTTCCTGTAGCGGGAATTTCTATTGCGCCTAAATTTACAGCGTGGCATTCTATGCTGGGCACTACTTTTGGCGGAAACCATTTGGCTTGCGCAGCTGCATTAGCTGTATTGGAAGTTATGGAAGAAGATCAGCTGATGGAAAATGCAGCGAAAATAGGTGATTATTTAATTAATGAACTTAAAAAGATCGAAGAAATCCGTGAAGTAAGAGGGCGCGGTTTAATGATCGGTATTGAGTTACCGGAAGAGCTTTCACAGGTTAAAAAGAACTTGCTGTTCAAGCAGTTTATCTTCACAGGAGAAGCCAAACCAAATGTGATCAGATTATTGCCTGCGCTTAATCTGACCAAAGCACAAGCAGATCAATTTTTAGAAAACTTTAAAATTGCTATAAAAGGATGAACCAGTTCACTTCAGTAAACGATGTTGAAGACATCGGCCAATTAGTAAAAGATGCCCTTGCTTTAAAGAGCAATCCTTATGCCGATCAGCAATTAGGAAAAAACAGGACGCTTGGACTTGTTTTTCTGAATCCAAGTTTGCGTACCCGCTTAAGTACCCAGAAAGCCGCTATTAACTTAGGAATGAGTGTAATGGTGATGAATATGGATAAGGAAGGATGGGCACTTGAAACTGAAGATGGGGTGGTCATGAATGGAACTACTGTAGAGCATATCCGCGAAGCAGCAGCAGTAATGGGGCAATATTGTGATATCCTGGGCTTACGTTCTTTTCCAAAACTGGTGAACAGGGAGGAAGATTACAATGAGGATTTCTTTAACAAGTTTATCAAATACTGCGGCGTTCCTGTAGTGAGTTTGGAAAGTGCAACCCGTCACCCTTTACAAAGTCTGGCAGATCTGGTAACGATTAAAGAAACCTGGGAAGGCACTACTAAACCTAAAGTTGTTTTGGCCTGGGCACCGCATATCAAGGCTTTGCCACAAGCCGTTCCTAATTCTTTTGCAGAATGGATGTGTAAAGCACAGCAGGAAGACATGCTTGATTTTACGATTGTTCAGCCTGAAGGTTATGAACTTTCCGAAGATTTTACACCTGGTGCGCACATTACGCATAACTTGCAGGAAGCATTGGAAGATGCAGATTATATTTATGTAAAAAACTGGTCTAGTTATAAAGAATACGGTAAAATCCTTCCTTATCCTGAAGGGTGGATGTTAAACAACGAACTTTTAAAAGGGACAAATGATGCGAAAGTAATGCATTGTTTACCTGTTAGAAGAGATCTGGAGCTTTCGTCTGAAGTATTGGACGGGCCAAATTCTTTAGTGATCCATGAAGCAGGAAATCGCTTATGGGCAGCACAGGCAGTTTTGAAAGGTCTGTTACAAAAGCTATCTTAGGGGAGCCTGATTGATTATTAAAATCAGGCCTCTATTGGCTTAAAAACTGCTAAACCTAAGAAATCTCATGAAAAGGCTCAATCTTTTAATCTGTGCGCTTTGCTTTGCCGCACTCTCTTTTGCTCAGCAAAAAACTGTAGATAGCTGGACTGATGGTAAATTTGTTACTGTCAACGGTGCTAAATTGTGGGTGGTTACCGTTGGTCAGGGTGATCCAATCATTTTTATCGCTGGTGGCCCTGGTGGCGCGCACCCGGGATTAAGAAGTTTTGATCCTTTGGCGGATGCGAATCATCAGCTCATTTATTTTGATGGGTTTGGCAGGGGAAAATCAGATACTGCTAAAGTAGTGTCGGATTATAGTCTGCAAAGAGATATTGAAGATATAGAAGGTCTAAGAAAGGCATTGAAACTGGCTAAAGTGTCTCTTTTAGGGCACTCTTATGGAGGACTGGTTGCACAAGGGTACGCGATTAAATATCCGAATAATGTGAGCCACTTGATTCTGGCCAATACTTTTCACAGTTACGTGATGTGGCAGGAGAATGATGACAATTCTAACCATGAGATCAAAACGAATTATCCGGAAGTCTGGGCAGACCTGATGAAGATCAGAGAACAGGGGGCTGTCTCAAGTGATGCAGCGCATCAGGAGATTTATGGTAAAGTTCCTTATGGATTTTTATACGCTTATAATCCTGGTCAGTTTGTTTCCAGAGGCAGAAAACCCTATCCAAACAGCATGAATACCAAGTTATACTATCAAATGGTAGGGAGAGACGGTGATTTTTATGTGGGAAGTGATATAGGGACTTTTGACTTCAGGAAACAGTTAAAGGATTTAAAGATGCCGATATTAGTAATTGGCGGTCGTTTCGACAGAGTGGCTACACCCTGGATGATGGTAAAGTATAAAGAATACTGTCCGCAGGCACAGTTTGTCATGTTTGAGAAATCGGGTCATAATCCACAGGTGGAAGAGCCTGAAAAAGAGTTTCCTATCATCAATGAGTTTCTTAAGAAATAAAGAATGAAGCAGCTAACAGTTATAAAAATAGGTGGAAATGTAATTGATAACTCTGAGAAACTGCATCAGTTTCTCGTTGACTTTACAGCTTTGCCAGGAGATAAGATCCTGATCCATGGGGGCGGTAAGATTGCCACAGAATTAGGGACCTCACTGGGGATTGAGCCTAAACTGGTAGATGGCAGAAGAATTACAGATATTGAAACCTTGCGTGTAGTGACTATGGTCTACGGAGGGCTGATTAATAAAAATATGGTAGCGCAGTTACAAGCCAGAGGATGTAATGCGATTGGATTAAGTGGGGCAGATGGCAATGTGATTAAGGCAGTAAAACGTCCTGTCAAAGAAATAGACTTTGGTTTTGTAGGTGACCTGGACGAGCATTCTGTATCCGTAACGACATTGGATAGTTTACTTAAAAGTAACCTGATCCCTGTTTTATGTGCAATTACGCATGATGGCGATAGCCAGTTACTCAATACCAATGCAGATACGATCGCTTCGGCGGTTGCTGTCGCAATGTCTTCGGTTTATGAGACACGGCTGGTTTACTGTTTTGAGAAAAAGGGTGTTTTGCGTGACGTGGAGGATGAAACTTCGCTGGTTGCAGAGATCAGAAGTGAAGATTTTGTGCGCTTGCAAACTGAAGGAATAGTTTCAGGAGGGATGATCCCCAAACTACATAATGCATTTGAAGCCATCAGACAAGGGGTTAAAGCGGTCTATATTGGCAAAGCAGATGAATTACCACAGATAGATACACAGGGTTTTGGAACCCGGTTAATAGATTAATATGGGACAATTTACAGGCAAGATAGCGATACTGGGCAGTGGTAATATTGGGATTTCACTAGCCAAAGGATTAGTTAAAGCAAATTACGTACCTGCTGGTGCGATTACTTTAACCAGAAGGACTTTAAGTCATTTAACAGGGTTTGCGAATCTTGGTTATCAGATCAGTGCTGATAATGCAGCTGCAGTAGCAGCGTCGGATGTGATTGTTCTGGCTGTTTTACCGCAGCAATTGAATCAGCTGATGGAACAGATTTCCGGTGCAATTGATCTCAAGCGTCATGTGGTAATTTCTGTGGCCTCAGGAGTGAGCTGTGCCGCAATCCGTGAGAAACTAGGAGCGCAATTAGAAGTTATTCGTGCCATGCCTAATACGGCTATCGCTATTGGCCAGTCTATGACCTGTGTGGCTGCAGATCATGCTTCGGCAGAAAACATAGCTGAAGTAACCAAAATGTTTGAGACTGTTGGTGCAGTAGTTAAAATTAATGAAGACCTGATGACTGCTGCAACTGCTTTGTGTGCTTGTGGTATTGCTTTCTTTTTAAGAGGTATCCGTGCGGCTTCGCAAGGCGGTGTAGAAATTGGCTTCCATGCAGATGAGGCGCTGAAAATGGCTGTTCAAACTGCAAAAGGTGCCGCAGATTTACTCTTGCAGATGCAATCGCATCCGGAGCAGGAAATTGATAAAGTAACTTCGCCAAAGGGATGTACTATTGCAGGCTTGAATGAAATGGAGCACAATGGGTTCAGTTCATCCCTGATTAAAGGCATTAAGCTTTCGGCTATAAAAGCCGGGGCATTATATACAAAAGAATAAATTATGATAGAGACGCTGCAAAAAGATAGTTTGGAATTGTTGAAGAATCTGATCAGTATTCAATCTTTCAGTAAGGAAGAGGATAAAACTGCTGATCTGATCGGGCAATTTTTGCAGGAACGAGGAATTAAAATACACCGTAAACTGAATAATATCTGGGCTTACAATCAGCATTTTGATGCAAATAAGCCTACAGTACTATTAAATTCGCACCATGACACAGTTAAGCCAAACTCAGGTTATACCAGAGATCCTTATGAACCGAAAATAGAGGATGGAAAGCTGTACGGATTGGGAAGTAATGATGCAGGAGGCTGTCTGGTTTCTCTGATTGCTACTTTTCTGTATTTCTATGCACAAGAAGGCCTGGCTTACAATATTTGTTTAGCGACTACAGCCGAGGAAGAAATTTCAGGGAATAATGGACTGGAATGCGTAATTCCTGAGCTTGGAGAACTGGAGTTTGCCATTGTGGGTGAACCGACAGAAATGCAGCTTGCCATCGCAGAAAGAGGGTTATTAGTCTTAGATTGTACAGTTACCGGGAAAGCTGGCCACGCGGCAAGAGAAGAAGGCGACAATGCAATCTATAAAGCATTGAAAGATATTGAATGGTTTAGAAACTACCGTTTTGCAAAGATATCTGAAGTATTCGGACCTTTAAAAATGTCGGTAACCATCATCAATGCAGGTTCTCAGCACAATGTAGTACCGGCAACTTGTACATTTACGGTAGATGTAAGGGTTACTGATGCCTATAGCAATGAAGAGGTACTGCGGATTATCCGTACCAATGTAGATTGTGACGTCAAAGCACGCTCTGTCCGGTTAAAGCCTTCTTCAATTGATAAAGAACATCCACTGGTTCAGTCTGGTATTGCACTAGGAAGAAGTACTTATGGTTCACCAACCACTTCTGATCAGGCTTTATTAAGCATTCCTTCAGTAAAAGTTGGGCCTGGCGACTCTGCACGCTCACATATGGCGGACGAATATGTATTCGTTAAGGAGATTGCGGAAGGTATACAACTATACATTGATATGCTTAAACCGGTTATCAACGGGAAATAAGCGAATAGGGCAAAATTGTATTTTGCCATTAACATTTGCTCTTTAGAGCGCGTTTTATAATTTATAATAGAAAATGAAGATCTGGCAAAAAAATATAGAAGTAAATAAAAGTATTGAGAGTTTTACCGTAGGACAAGACAGGGAGCTGGATTTACAAATGGCGGCTTTTGACGTACTGGGTTCTCTGGCACATGTAGAAATGCTGGAAAGTATCGGTTTACTGACTGCTGCTGAGCTTGCTGAAATACAAAAGGAGCTGAAGCATATTTACGCTGAAATTGAAGCTGGAGAGTTTAAGATTGAAGATACAGTTGAAGATGTACACTCACAGGTGGAGTGGTTACTGACGCAGCGTATTGGTGAGGCGGGTAAGAAGATTCACAGCGGAAGATCACGTAATGACCAGGTTTTGGTAGACCTGAAATTGTTTTTCAGAGATAGAATTGAAGAAATGGTCGGTAATTCTGCAGTCTTGTTTCAACAGTTAATTACATTAAGCAATACGCATAAAGATAAATTGTTGCCGGGCTATACGCATTTGCAGATTGCAATGCCTTCTTCTTTTGGGCTCTGGTTCGGTGCTTATGCAGAAAGCTTAGTCGATGATATGGAAATGATGCTGGCAGCCTGGAAGATCTGTAATAAAAATCCTTTGGGTTCTGCTGCGGGCTATGGTTCTTCTTTTCCATTGAACAGAACGATGACTACCAATCTTTTAGGTTTTGAAAATCTGAATTATAATGTGGTTTATGCACAGATGGGCAGAGGGAAAACGGAAAGAATTCTGGCTCAGGCAATGTCTTCTGTAGCGGCTACCCTGGCCAAAATGGCGATGGATGTATGTTTGTTTATCAATCAGAACTTTGGTTTTATCAAATTTCCTGATGAATTGACTACCGGTTCAAGCATTATGCCACATAAAAAGAATCCGGATGTATTTGAGCTGATCCGTTCCAGATGTAATAAGATTCAGGCCTTGCCGAATGAGATTGCAATGATGACGACTAATCTTCCATCGGGTTATCACCGTGACCTGCAATTATTAAAAGAAAACCTTTTTCCTTCCATCGTTTCTTTAAATGAATGCCTGGAAATGACAGCATATATGTTACAGCATATCACGCTGAAGGATGATATATTGGCAGATAAGAAATATGCTTATTTATTTAGTGTAGAGGTGGTTAATGATTTGGCTTTAAAGGGTGTCCCTTTTAGAGAAGCTTACCAGATAGTAGGAGAGACGATTGAAAATGGTACCTTTGTACCAGGAGTTCAGGTAAATCACACGCACGAAGGCAGCATAGGTAATCTGTGCAATCCGGAAATTGAAGCGATGATGGAGACTATTCTCGACCAGTTTAATTTTGAAAAAACCAAGTTAGCTATTCAAAGTTTGCTAGCTTAATTCTAACCATTAATAAATTATAAAACATGAATGTATCGGTATTAGCAAACTCACTTATTGGATCTGAAATCATTAAAATTGGTAATGAAGTCA is a window encoding:
- the argH gene encoding argininosuccinate lyase, which gives rise to MKIWQKNIEVNKSIESFTVGQDRELDLQMAAFDVLGSLAHVEMLESIGLLTAAELAEIQKELKHIYAEIEAGEFKIEDTVEDVHSQVEWLLTQRIGEAGKKIHSGRSRNDQVLVDLKLFFRDRIEEMVGNSAVLFQQLITLSNTHKDKLLPGYTHLQIAMPSSFGLWFGAYAESLVDDMEMMLAAWKICNKNPLGSAAGYGSSFPLNRTMTTNLLGFENLNYNVVYAQMGRGKTERILAQAMSSVAATLAKMAMDVCLFINQNFGFIKFPDELTTGSSIMPHKKNPDVFELIRSRCNKIQALPNEIAMMTTNLPSGYHRDLQLLKENLFPSIVSLNECLEMTAYMLQHITLKDDILADKKYAYLFSVEVVNDLALKGVPFREAYQIVGETIENGTFVPGVQVNHTHEGSIGNLCNPEIEAMMETILDQFNFEKTKLAIQSLLA
- the argG gene encoding argininosuccinate synthase, whose amino-acid sequence is MKKKVVLAFSGGLDTSFCCIHLAQDRGLEVHSVIVNTGGFSDEELQEIEKRAYALGVASHAVVDETANYYDGCIKYLVFGNVLKNATYPLSVSAERVSQATAIANYVKKIGADYVAHGSTGAGNDQVRFDMIFNIIIPNVEIITPIRDLKLSREAEIEYLSKHGVEYSAEKARYSINKGLWGTSVGGKETLTSNETLPEEAWPTQVSETKSRKIELTFEKGELVALDGEQLAPVKAIQKLQAIAQPYGIGRDIHVGDTIIGIKGRVGFEAAAPMVIIKAHHTLEKHTLTKWQLSWKEQLSSFYGNWLHEGQFHDPVMRNIETFLADTQSTVSGKVFVELLPYRFQIIGIESEHDLMSNKFGSYGEMNNAWSGEDVKGFSKIFGNQVMIWHKVNGNED
- a CDS encoding N-acetyltransferase, whose amino-acid sequence is MNINDFIVQVALPEHRVFAEEICEEMAESAKARGTGIAKRSPEYVAGKMTEGKSVIAFHKDGSWAGFCYIETWSHGQFVANSGLVVSPKYRKMGLAHTIKYKIFELSRHKYPKAKIFGLTTGLAVMKINSDLGYEPVTYSELSQDEEFWKGCQSCVNFEILKSKDRKNCMCTAMLYDPATQKHDVAKKFAEELERKPKLYERFMRIKQRLVLKPKSSDDKGSLKSFLHQSVLFFK
- a CDS encoding M20 family metallo-hydrolase; protein product: MIETLQKDSLELLKNLISIQSFSKEEDKTADLIGQFLQERGIKIHRKLNNIWAYNQHFDANKPTVLLNSHHDTVKPNSGYTRDPYEPKIEDGKLYGLGSNDAGGCLVSLIATFLYFYAQEGLAYNICLATTAEEEISGNNGLECVIPELGELEFAIVGEPTEMQLAIAERGLLVLDCTVTGKAGHAAREEGDNAIYKALKDIEWFRNYRFAKISEVFGPLKMSVTIINAGSQHNVVPATCTFTVDVRVTDAYSNEEVLRIIRTNVDCDVKARSVRLKPSSIDKEHPLVQSGIALGRSTYGSPTTSDQALLSIPSVKVGPGDSARSHMADEYVFVKEIAEGIQLYIDMLKPVINGK
- the argB gene encoding acetylglutamate kinase; this translates as MKQLTVIKIGGNVIDNSEKLHQFLVDFTALPGDKILIHGGGKIATELGTSLGIEPKLVDGRRITDIETLRVVTMVYGGLINKNMVAQLQARGCNAIGLSGADGNVIKAVKRPVKEIDFGFVGDLDEHSVSVTTLDSLLKSNLIPVLCAITHDGDSQLLNTNADTIASAVAVAMSSVYETRLVYCFEKKGVLRDVEDETSLVAEIRSEDFVRLQTEGIVSGGMIPKLHNAFEAIRQGVKAVYIGKADELPQIDTQGFGTRLID
- the proC gene encoding pyrroline-5-carboxylate reductase; translation: MGQFTGKIAILGSGNIGISLAKGLVKANYVPAGAITLTRRTLSHLTGFANLGYQISADNAAAVAASDVIVLAVLPQQLNQLMEQISGAIDLKRHVVISVASGVSCAAIREKLGAQLEVIRAMPNTAIAIGQSMTCVAADHASAENIAEVTKMFETVGAVVKINEDLMTAATALCACGIAFFLRGIRAASQGGVEIGFHADEALKMAVQTAKGAADLLLQMQSHPEQEIDKVTSPKGCTIAGLNEMEHNGFSSSLIKGIKLSAIKAGALYTKE
- the argC gene encoding N-acetyl-gamma-glutamyl-phosphate reductase translates to MKIKAGIVGGAGYTGGEMLRLLVNHDGVEIVFVHSNSNAGNLISAVHTDLLGDTELRFTDELSSAIDVLFLCVGHGDAKKFLAANPIAAGIKIIDLSQDFRLTEAAAQDWVYGLPELNRDRIKTANFIANPGCFATCIQLALLPLAANGLLKSEVHINATTGSTGAGQSLAATSHFSWRNNNLSVYKAFEHQHLNEIGQSLLQLDADFNQQLNFIPQRGDFTRGILAAVYLESDLSAEQAQALYEDYYSGHPFTHVSPKNIDLKQVVNTNKGLVHVEKHGNKLLIISIIDNLLKGASGQAVQNMNLMYGLDERQGLKLKAAAF
- a CDS encoding alpha/beta fold hydrolase, producing MKRLNLLICALCFAALSFAQQKTVDSWTDGKFVTVNGAKLWVVTVGQGDPIIFIAGGPGGAHPGLRSFDPLADANHQLIYFDGFGRGKSDTAKVVSDYSLQRDIEDIEGLRKALKLAKVSLLGHSYGGLVAQGYAIKYPNNVSHLILANTFHSYVMWQENDDNSNHEIKTNYPEVWADLMKIREQGAVSSDAAHQEIYGKVPYGFLYAYNPGQFVSRGRKPYPNSMNTKLYYQMVGRDGDFYVGSDIGTFDFRKQLKDLKMPILVIGGRFDRVATPWMMVKYKEYCPQAQFVMFEKSGHNPQVEEPEKEFPIINEFLKK
- a CDS encoding aspartate aminotransferase family protein; protein product: MNLFDVYPLNDIEIVKASGSAVWDANGQEYLDLYGGHAVISIGHTHPHYVKRLTDQLNKVGFYSNSVKIPLQVELAEKLGKVSGKTDFQLFLCNSGAEANENALKLASFYNGRKKVIAFKGAFHGRTSLAVSATDNPKIIAPVNSTDNIIFLPFNDEDALKQAFGFYGEEISSVIIEGIQGVGGIKEASVSFLQLIRTLCDQYNAVYIADSVQCGYGRTGLFYSHDYAGVNADVYTMAKGMGNGFPVAGISIAPKFTAWHSMLGTTFGGNHLACAAALAVLEVMEEDQLMENAAKIGDYLINELKKIEEIREVRGRGLMIGIELPEELSQVKKNLLFKQFIFTGEAKPNVIRLLPALNLTKAQADQFLENFKIAIKG
- a CDS encoding acetylornithine carbamoyltransferase, translated to MNQFTSVNDVEDIGQLVKDALALKSNPYADQQLGKNRTLGLVFLNPSLRTRLSTQKAAINLGMSVMVMNMDKEGWALETEDGVVMNGTTVEHIREAAAVMGQYCDILGLRSFPKLVNREEDYNEDFFNKFIKYCGVPVVSLESATRHPLQSLADLVTIKETWEGTTKPKVVLAWAPHIKALPQAVPNSFAEWMCKAQQEDMLDFTIVQPEGYELSEDFTPGAHITHNLQEALEDADYIYVKNWSSYKEYGKILPYPEGWMLNNELLKGTNDAKVMHCLPVRRDLELSSEVLDGPNSLVIHEAGNRLWAAQAVLKGLLQKLS